AGCACACATCATAAACCATCCAATTAAACTGTTCCTTATTTAGTATAACAGTATCATGAGGATATGCAAGCCTTTTCAATCAAGAGTTTTCATGGTCTCtatgttttaaattacatattATCAAAATGTTAGATCAGCAAAAGGGGATAAAGTTATCAAATATATTGAATCTTGTACAAAAAGTTTTCTtcataacaacaaaaataattgaaaaaccTTCCTAAAAAACAGGCTATGCAAGAAAATCCCAATTTATGGAAGATATTCAACTGGATATGAATATCTGCATTTACTTCAATATTCTATTTTCCAAAAAAACTTACTATCCTTCCTTCAGGTAAAATGAAAGCCAGAAAAGAAATGCCATAGAAATTAAGgactaaaaatattattttactttgaCTGAAACTGACTAGCTGGCATAAAAGAATCTTCTTCAATAAACTCCCATTCCTACAGCCTATAAAATCAGGCTTCTCACCttttggaacagaaaatatttctgctattGATCCTAAAATAGTTAGCACAGAAAATCTGGTTGAGTGTGATGAGCCAGGGAACAGTACCTCAAAAAGTCTGTCACATACAGATGAcatgaaaacctgaaaatcaCAAGAAAAATTTTAAGACGGTTTACTTGTTGCTCTACAAACAGAAGTCTAAGTAACTGAATTCAGGATATTCTGATTCACAGGTTACCCAAAAATTTATGACATTACAGttaattttgaaagaatggGAGGTCTACCTTCATAGTACTGACAAATTTCTTGTTTCCTAGAGTACAGTGAAGGCTGGacaattgtttgggttttttttaaaaaagtttcccTTCCCCATGCCCACAAAAACATGGCCACTGTGTCACACTTTTGAAAATTAGTTGAACAAGAAGAGCAGAACTCAAGACAAGAAACAATTTAACACAAAGAAACTGAATACGTGAGCCTTCAAATAGTAAAAAAGGACAAATACAGAAGAAGCCTTCATACGACCTCTTCGTGCTGAAGTTCTGTCATTCATTCTCTCACTGATCATTCTGGAGGGCTAGAAAAAGGCTCAACGGAACTCTTTCAAGCCCAAGTAACACACAGCACTTAAAACTTGCTACTAAACTGCCAGCAGCTGACAAGACATTTACCTGAAAATTTTAGTTTGGACATCTCCAGTCATTCCCCATTTACTGCTGTTTCAGTTCACATCATGGAACAATCCCCCAGAAAATAACCTTTATTGATTTTGGACAAAATTAACCTTAAAGATACCCTCCAAATGCTAATAGGCACTCAGTTCATGAGACAACTGTACATTTAGCAAAAATTAACTTGTGTGAGCGCATACAGACTGGACAGGGTCCTCAGCACCGTTTTGCTTTACAGGCATCTTCCTTCTGTGCGGCACTATTTCCTAACTACTTCTCAAGAACAACGAACCATCTTTCAGAAATGCTATCCCACCTCTTATATCTCTATCTCTAGCAGTCTAACTTACTTTATATTGCTGCAAAATTCCCAAAGGATGCCTTTTAGTTGAGTCTTCAAGTAACCCttgcttggttttattttgctccaaTTTATAAAGTACCTGGGAACTTTCTTGTATCCtacaaaataacttttaaaacaatAGCAAAACATAGGTAAGGCAAGAATCATTGACAGTTAAAATGGCAAAAGGGGTCAGCTTATTTTCCAGAACATACTgcttgcaatttttaaaaaagtttgcaCACAGTATAACACAGAACAGATCCTTCTCTCTCCAGTCCCAAACCAAGTTTTTTGCTCCCCATTTCTCTTGTGACCaaacttttctctccctctgcacCTCCAACACCTTCTTTCATCTTTCAACTTTCATCTTCTCCTTAAATTCATGGTAGTCTCCTCCCACCGCCCCATTTTCTGCGGAACACATGTTCCTCtataaaaaaaacacctcaatTAATGCATAAAATTTTTATAGCTTCAGTGTCTCGTACAGAGTCTGACTCACCTCAGCAGTGCTTCCCCATCTCTTTTATCACCCACTagtattatttcctttcttattaCACTCCCTCTGACACAATTTTTTCCACCTCATATTCCCCAGTCTGTACTAGGGAGAATGGAAAGAGATGGACTTCTCTTTTGTTTCCACCAAACCTATTccctcattttttccccctctcaaattaattattttctccttccacactgctttcttttgccATTAACATCTTCCAAAACATTCTTTATACATACATGGTTTCCTCATTTTATCCGTATCCTTCCACCATGACCTACATGTGACCTTGGCAACTTCCACAACATTGACACACTGATGCCCTGCAGACTATAACGGCACAGCCACATGTCGTGCTGTTCCCTCAATATATTCGTCTACCTCGTCTTCCAAGTCAGGTTGCTGAGGCTGACCAAGTGAACGTGATTTTGCCTGAGGTCTGATAAGTCTATGTAAACACACTTTTAGTCCACAACAAAGTTAACACAAGGTTCATTACTTACTCTATGGCACATTGCTTTGCTATGGTAAAGTACGAATACACTGACAGGTTAAGCAACACTCGCTACCATTCGTGATCAAGTTACTGTGcctatcacttttttttttttgtttaagccATCCTTGCCTGCAAGGACTTATCACCATTCAGCTGGGTGATACACAGAACACAGTCCTGGCCTTAGAGCTTCTAATCTTTCAGATGACCAACTCCATAACATActcagaagaatttttttttaaagtgccaTATAACTAACATAATAGGTACATTAGACATTGTTTATAGTTTGAAATTACCTTTCTCAGTAAAGAACATATCTGTTGCCTTACTGAAGGAGACTGGTTGTTCAAGTTGTACATCATAAAAAATTGAATGAGTTGCATTTCTTCCATAGACACAATTTCTGTGCTACGATGGGTTTCACAAAGTAAACCTAAAGCGTCAATGCAAACCTGAAAGATATTTAGATGCTGATCACGAAAGAGTTACAGGCAGTTGTTACGatgcctttcttttaaaacaatgctGACACAGTGTTTGGCATCAGAGCAATTCTTCTGATTTAAAGACACAAAAACCCTGTTGTCCCTCTACCTGATTGTGCTGATGAACTAGACCCTGTTTTATACATTCAGTGGATATTAGACCATTGCTCATGATGTTTGAAAGTTCCAGGTGTCCGTGAGCTCTGGCTGTTCTTAGGCATGCCATTAATGCTCCAAGAGCTCCTCTAGTATTGCGAGagcctaagaaaaaaaacagtaataattatAGTTTGATTAACACAAACAACGTACTGATTGCGATGCTTGTCAGAAGCTTCCAATACTTCCAGCACATGACCCCTACCCACCATCTATTTTTTACCCCATAAACTCCAAAAGACTGTGTCTGTCATAGATTAGACTAGTTCTAAATCGCCTGGTTCCCAAAAAGCTTCATCTTCAACATGTCATATGAAAAAAGGACCTTGTGAAGTCCCACAAGCCCTTATTTTAGAATTACACTAAATTATGTCAAAAACTGCAAGAGAATCATTAATCTCATCTCCATGTATTTGCAGCAAAATAGAATTTGCAAAACCCTGTTACTGGACACAGCTGTGTAAGAAAtaacagcagaacagaaaaatagagaaaaatactaATATGTAGCAAAGCTTGGTATGTAAAGAGAACAGTAAAGCACCCACAGTTAGAATACTAATTATTTTGCTCACGGCGTAAAGACACACGATTATTATGAATTCTACCTTGAAATACTAACAGCAATAATAACCATCTTGAGTTTTTCTCCCAGAGTAGTTCTAAAAACAACAGATCAGGAATCacatttcagagatttttttttaaaatcctaattACAAATATGATACTTATTTTCTTACCTAAATTAGCATCTGCAGAAGCCTGAAGAATTCTAATCATGTAGCTCAGACTATCAGGGCTGCATTTGAGCAATTTTGGTAAATAGTAATCTATTATGTAAGTAGTTTGGTCATGGTTCCCTTCACACAGTATTACTAGAAGGGGAGAAACCCAGATGTCATGCCACTGGTCAATCCAGGTGCTTTCTTGAACACTCAAAGTAAAATGGGCTTTGTGATTTGTAAACATGGTTTCCAAAAGGTCACTAGCATAGGGAGCAAGAGACTGATCATTCATCACGTCCAAGATTTGTACTGGAATTGTTCTGTCCAACTGTAGTATATTTTCAGTGCCCACACACTCCACAAGACAGCCAAGAGAAGCGTATTTCCCTTTTACATGCCATTCCAAGCTTAGTAAATGCTTCATCAGCCTTGCAAAGAATGGGTCTGATCTTTCATTGCAGCCAGTAATGGTGTTCCGGTGTATCTGAAGAAGATTCTTGAATATCAATTTGGTTTGGTGTCTAACAGCATCCAGAGGGTGTTCCCAGTGTGTATAAATGTATTCCAGCAGCTTCCCAATTATGTCCGAGTTCCCATTAAGTTTGATTTTTAGATTTGGAGAGCCTGAAACGAGGGCAGCCAGCGCTGAATTAGTCCAAATAGCAAGGACTCTAGCCAAAGACGTTGCCATACTGGAAtcttttaaccttttaaaaagaacaaacaagaaGTTCATTGTTTGCATTtgtcaattatttaaaaaaataattttaaaatttcaaaataattatttatcaCATTTGTTTACCTCACACTAGAACAGGTAAGGAGACACTAACCattcactgaagaaaaggaacTAGCACAAAAAGGAGGTGATGAACTGGATGTTACAAGTTGCATGCTTAATTACCTGCTACGCTATTAACTGGTCACAGCTAAAACCCCTAAATATGGGAAAAGAAACCTGACAAGCCACTACacttactattttaaaaacaaacaaaaaattattatccACATGCTAATATTTGGGCAGCGTTATGTTATTGCATGCTTCttgaaaatataactttttcaTTGCCATATAAAAAACTGAGTACCACATGTGCaaaaacagaatcacaaaacTGACCTCCAAGGCAGGAACAAAGGTTGAACTAAACACATGTTTTAATCTCCCATCCAACAGTGCTGGTAGTCAATGCTtgcaaccagaaaaaaaattaaaactcatCTTACTTCACTACcacactttgttttcttttgtacttttaaaagcataggaGGTGATGTCCTGAAACTAAAATTTATCTGTCTACATAAGAACTGATTCTGCCACATCTTACCATCAGGTAGTTGATAAACTAATCCCACTTATgttagaaaaacagaatttcattttaGCATGCAAGAGAAAATGGTAACTTAGAACTAACTATGCAATATGAAGACATATTTTTCAAGCTTATAGAGTTAttctgaatatattaaaaagatgaCACAATCTGTGGCAGAAACTagggtcttctccaacctaaatgattctatgattacaCTGAAAACATCAGAGAGATATTCCACCAGGACCATACAAGCTGTGCAAAAACACAAGTAAAAAGATCTACCCCCTCCTCCCAAACATGAAAcaataaaattcaaaacacaCTTACTCTGAACTCAAAGACAACAGGACTGATGCAATATCTAATAATAGTTTCTCTCCATTTTCACACATGCTGCCATTTTTCCATTCCAGCATAGCCAGTGCTCcatggcaaagaaaaagaaggactGAGTCAGGGAGTTCTTCCGTACACAGAGACCCACAGATACTCACAAACCATGATGGCACCCCTGCGTGTTTCATTGACCCAAGAAGCAAGTCACTAACCTGTAACAGCAAAATAACACCCATTACAGTGTCTCAGCACAGGAGAAAAGCTATTTTGTGCATAACTGAGAATGTTAGAAGATCTGAAGAGATTTCTTCTAGATCATTTTTCTTGAATTCAGAACCCTCATCTTACTATTTCATATGGCTAGGAGAGAATAAAAGATTTCTACTCCAGCAAAAGACTGATACGGAGGTTGGTGAGTCCTGCTATCTGTATCAGCACTGGTAGCACTGATTAACGATACAATGACATTTCAGAGTCTTTAGTGAAGAAATACACTTACCAAGGAAGGCAATTCTTCAGCTGGCTCATACATAGCTTTAGTAAACAGAATAACAGCCAGTCCTGAAGTAGTCTGAACAGTTTGCAGGAGAGTTGCTGCATGGCAGAGAAAGGTATTATACATTAGAGTTCAGCAAACATTGTGTGCTAGAACTATGTCTCAAAATTATAAAGATGGTATTTAATTTTCCTAGACCACTTGTAGTTGTATAATCACAAATCTGTAGTGTCTGCCTGGATAGCAAATATCAACGAATTTATAGTCTAGTGTAATAGGAAACCATTAATGCCTTTTAAGAGATAAAAAATATAGAGCCGCCCAGTAAGACAGAAGACTGTGGCAGAGCCCATTGGCATTTATACTAAATTCTACTGTACAAAAATATCTGTATAAGAAGTAAACGTAATTAGTTATAGTACACCAATAGTTCTGTTCTGACAGCATAATTCACACAGATGTATAAACTTTTGGTCAGCACAGAGATCCGGTAAGTCTCAAAAGTATTTGTTAGTTTCTAGATTATCAGTAATAGCATTTACATGGGTTTTTTGTAGCAGGACAAGTTAAACTGTACATTCCAAAATTACGATCTACAAATCATAGCTCACCGAAAGACCTACTACTGCTCCCACTCCCATTTATCTCAGTTCAATTTCCATTCAAGCTAAACTAAGTTTTTTATACCTACAGGTTGTGTTTACCACAAAGACAACAAGACTGACTTAATCATAATATTTGGGTTTGAATGTTATTAAACTTACCATCCATTAGGAAGTTTGTGGAGCTTCTCAGTAAACTACACATACTTTGCCAAACAAAAGACTCATTGTGTTTCCAAAGACTTCCCTGGatattttcttgtaatttcTGTACAATCGTCATTGAAACTTTAATGGCTATCAGTAAATCATGCATCAACTGAGTCTGAACAATACAATTTCCATGAttctttctgtggaaaagacagacagacatacacacaaaaaggaCATTAAAACCATTCTTCACCATCCCCAGCAAACTACATTCTGCCAACTTCAGAGAGAATTAATGGTAAAAACTAATTTATTGTTTGAGTTGATCACATACGTAACTATAGGAAAACAAGAAGCAGACTCAAGGACCCCGctttaaaattaagttaaaaaacaTAATGACAAATCCTACTACAGTTTCTGCAGGTTCCTGTGACAAACTTTCACCCGTTTGATTTGGCCTGGGCAGAGCTGAACTTTTCCAGAAACTTTCTAAAAAAACGAGCGGAACACAGTGCTGCTCCCTTCTAGAGTTTCAAGCAGTTCCCCCATGCGCAAACCACATTTCTGTGATTGGATTTTTTCCTAACATGAAGACAGACAACACGTAAACTTCTAATGTACAAAACACTCCACTAAGCAGCCTTCTCCCCCAGCTGCAACACAAGAGACCACAGTGAAGGGGTTTTACTTTATTCAATGTTGGAAAAGTCAAGATATTAAATGATGACTGCTGTGACAGACTAAACAGAGTATCAACACTGAATTAAACACTCATGGAAAGTGGAAGAGTATTACTCCACCTGAATTTTAATAAGCGTATCTATTAATTACAGTGTTCAGTCACAATTCAGGTAATGAAACCACAACTCAAAGGCCTCCCTTAAAAGTAGTAGCTCTAAGAGCATCAGTGCCTTAAATATTACTACCtttaattttcctccttccccctcttattttatatcatactgccacaaaagaaaagaaattcatcAGCAGTTTTCGTTTAAAATATGTAACATTGTAAAATGACATCCCCATCTCTCATCAATGTATGGCTATCAAAGTGATATTCCAAACCATACCAGGTTATCTTGCAAgagtgaaataaaaccagataaAATACAGCTCATACTGAATTAACTTGCCTGTTTTCTTCCCGTATGCCAAGTAGCGACTTCTGCAGAAACTGAAGAACTGGTGAAAATAGTtatgttattaatttatttaaaacagaaatagaacagaaaaattCCAGCAAAGTAATCACAAACACACATCATGCCCAGACACAGAAtcatacagaatcacaggttggaagggacctcagggatcatctagcccaacctttctaggaagagcacagtctagacaagatggcccagcagcctgtccagccaaatcttaagtgtccaacgtggccgagtcaaccacttccctggggagattattccagtggttgactgtcctcactgtgaaaaatttccctctcatgtccaatcgaatctccccaagagcaacttgtgtccattaaCACAATGAACAGTTATCCATACAGTGGTGTTCCTTCCACTCTGTAAacaaattaaactgaaattacAGTGCAGATCCAAAGATGCAATGTTAAAGCAAAATCTCAAGCTGGTTTGTGACAACTTAGTACAAAACAAGAGTTTCCAACCCACTTGGCCTAATCCTGTGAGGTACTGAATTTATGGTTCCtcaatgaaaagctgaaattacCAAGAGCTAAAGACAGAGAAACCATAAAGTGTCCACAGGAACCTGTGAACATTATCTGCAAGCTGAGGGCACAATACGTCAAGTTATCCTATATTACCAGCAGATGAGACTTCTGCCAAATTTTTGCCGAACAAAATTCTTGCCACAGCAGGCCTAGGCTTGCTGTAGTCAAGACTGACCGTCAACAGCTCAGTGTTCCCACAGGCAGCTTCATCAGGAGGCACAGGACAGCGAATACTTCATGTAAAGTAGCATCAACTCCCCCAGCCCTTTAAGAATCACTCACTGCTACCTTTTCAGATTTATATCTAGGACTGCTCAACAAAGCAAGATTGACCCCTGGAAATTAAATGTACAAATCAAGGGAAACTCTTTGACAAGAAAGTACCATGTGAGGGTACtagttattaaaaattaacCAGGAGGAAATCAGACCTGATAGATTTTTATGCCTATCTCATGTGACTTCTTCACACACAACCCTCTCCCCTGTAATCTCCCACAAAATCAAATCCCCCCCTCACAAAAATAAGTGAAACTTATTTTactataaatataaatttaccTTCTTCAAACAGGTTCTTAACACTTGCTCTAcctagaggaaagaaaatacattttaactaGTGAATACTAGCCAGTACTGTCCATTTCACATAAATAAAGATGTAAACATTACTATTAGGTGCCCCACCAAGATGCAAACCAATGCTGAGCAAGTCGAACGAGAACGCAACATATTCAGTGTCATCATACCTAAGCTGAAGTCCTCCATACAGCAAGCAAGGTTGTCCAGCACCTTTCTGTACAAATATATGTCTGTGGTTTTCAGTTCTTCCCTAAGGCAGCATACAAAGCTTTTTAAAGCCATCGCCATGAACTCTTCAGGAAGACTGTTCAGTGAACTGCAACAGTAAGAAACAGCACAATCAGCTCACACTAATGCTCACAGTAATACTCACAGTAATACTTTACTTTGAAGTTATTTATCCATGATATACTCTATTATTTATAATTAAGATTTTTAACTAAGCAAGAAAACCAGTACATATTCACATATTACTATCACAAATTTTCAGTTATTAAGCTACAGAAATTTGTAGTGCACAACAAATTACTGACTTCTAGGTAAGgagagcattttaaaaaaacaaagcacttaCTATTCAATTTTTTTACCTTGCTAATACTTTTTTCAAGGGATTCTTCGCACCTAGTGAAAAATACACCTCTCCCAAAATATCGAAACAAGCTTTAGCCATGGGATTACATGCAGACATTTGATCCATCGTCTTTACCAAAGGCATAATCTATAATCAACAGAACACATGGTCAACAAAAACTCTGGATATACCCTGATCACTAACAGAGGCAGAATTCCCTCTCATCCAAGTATACGGTGCAAAACTGTCCTCTCTTTACCATAACTTGTTGAGTTTCAGGTGTTAAATAACATTCCAAGAACACCTTTCATATGAAAAGTACCTACATAGAAAATAGGAAACTTGGTATCACTGGCCTTCCATCATTTTCAGTAACTGTAGCCCTTGCTAATTTAAATATTAGCACTACATTTCTACCCAATAGACCTGCAGCAGTAACAACTGCTTTTTACCTGTTTCCAAGGGTGTTTAAAACATTATAGAGTTTATTTTAGAACTGTATTTCCCATTAACATGGGAACACAACACACTGTCAGTTACCAAAAACCACACTAACAACAGTGAAGCCTTACTTGTTTAATACACTGGATCTGCTGGATGCCATTGCTCAGCTGTGCGCAGTGCAGAAGCAGGGATGCCAGGTTTTGCTCTTCAGCCTTTGAAAACCCTACATGTGGAAGAAGAGTCTCCTTttagaaaggaattaaaatcaGCAGCATAAACAGTACATGATTTATAAGACAACATCCCTGCttacttcttcatttttttcctgttccagtAAACCTACTGGTGCCACAATCCCTTACAACAACTTaacaccaatttttttttctaacaaatgaaaaaaaacaacacccaagTTTCACTGCAACGTATAGTAGGCCTTATCTTCAGTATGAAGACAAGTTTCACAAAACCACAGCATGgctgaagttggaagggacctctagaggtcatctggtcctACCCCACTGCTCAAACAGGTCacctggagcaggctgcccaggaccgTGGCCAGATGGCTTTTTAATACCTCCACGGACAGAGGCTCCCCAACTtccctgggaaacctgtgccagtgctcagtcaccccacattaaaaaaaaaaatgtttcctgatgttctgAGGAAAcctcttgtgtttcagtttgtgctcatCGCCTCCCATCCCATCACTgttcaacacagaaaaaagcctggctctgtcttctttacaggccctttcaaatgttttttacaCATTGAGAAAATCctccagagccttctcttcaccagcgctctcagcctttcctcatagcaGGGATGCTCCAGGCCCTGCATCATCTTAGTAGCCCCTtactggactctctccagtatgtccacaTCTTATGTActtggggagcccagaactggattcagcactccaggtgtggtctcaccagtgctgaccAAAAGGCAAGGAGCACCTCAGAGTAAGTTTAGTATACAAACCTTGTGTTACTCATTTTTAgtttctgtggggttttctttaaGTAAAGATCACTGatcaatcaaacaaaaaaccctcccaCAACATAAAAGAGCATTTGAACAGTATCTTTAAATCAAGAGAACTACAGAAAATAGAAAGCCAAGGAAAATAcactcaagatgatctccagaggtcccttccaacatcaaccattctgtgattctttgaaaTTCAGTATTATCCCATATATTAAGGCTAGTACTTCAGGTAGCACTGAATTACAGGCCTGCAAGTGGGATCACAAGAAGGACCTTCTACCACCTTCACATCAATGATAAAAACAAAGAGTTTTCAAACCAAAGACACAGTGCCCTAAAGGATTCTTTTAGCACTGCCAAGGTAAGAAGTCATTgtcattacaaaataaaaacaaaccacagaagaGCGAACACACCTAAACCCaagaaaaataccagaaatagaatataacaataaaaaaaacccaaaccagatcAATTTCAGTAGCTACTCAAACACATTCTACTATCAGAAAAAGACATTACTCGTTAGttcaggaaaaaaccccaatactTACTCTGAAGTTTTTCAAGCTGCCGATGGTCAAGAAAGAATGCATCTACCTgaatttccttcttcttctttaaaACCATTTTAGCTGATGAAGAGATACGTGctcaaaaagggaaaaaaaaaaaacacaaaccacaaaccccaaacaaaccaggtcacattgttttaaaagcattacaAACACTTCCTATGACAATGATCTTTTCACTGTCCTGAAATAATCTTTATTGCATTAtctgtgcaatttttttttttcaagataatAGCCCTCTATCAACTTCAACTATTTCAAGCATTCTCTCCAAAATTCACCCATATTTCATGGCACAAAATGAAAGACATTGAAAATGGGATTTCAGGATTTGCTGGCTGACTGACAGACTGCCTCACTGCAGTTTCTAGTGCACTTGTTATGTAGTCTGTGGCACGCCCCTAGATCAGTTTGAAAATACCGTGCAGAAGCATGGGAATTACACCACAAaacttctgttgctgttttacagttcagaaataatttaactTGTATTAATATAAAGTTAGAACTGTGTagcaaagcagttttctttctttacaatGTATCAACCAGTTATGTGTTCACTATAATGGACATTACAAATagcaagttatttttcttctttaaggtAACGGCAATTTAATGTGCACTACAGTTTCACTGACTCATGAGCTCGTTATCAGAGAGCAgtggaggctggaagggacctctggaggccGTCTGGTCCAagcccctgctcaagcagggacacCTGGAGCCAGTTACCACGACCAGGTGGTTTTTGAaagtttccagggatggagacccTACAGCCTCTCCAGAcaccctgtgccagggctcgGGCAACCTCACATCACACCTGGTGGTCCCAGATGGTTGCAGGGACCCTCCTGTGTGTCACCCTGTGCCCGCGGCCCCGTCCTagcactgggcaccactgaaaagagcctggctccatcttcctTGCACCCTCCCTCCACATACCTATATACACTGGTAAGATCCCCTGGCCTGTTACCTAGCCCCAGCTGACAGCGATCAGAAAGCTTaactccttttattttcttataacAACAGGTGGCCTCAGCCTTTCTCCCCGGGCGGCGGGCACCACACCACAGCGCCCGCCGGCGTGCCAGGGCCCGGCTGGGCCCCGCTGCCCAGGACGGTAACAGCGCGCCGGGCCCGCCAGCCCCCGGCGGCCGCAGGGAGCAGAAGGAGGAGCCGGGCCCGCAGCGCCGCAGGGGAGGGCGCAGCCGGGCCCCGCTGTCGCTCCGGCGCTTCCCgccctccccggcccaccgAGGCGGCCCAAGGAACCCTGCGCCCCCCCGGCAGCTCCCAGCCGGGCCGCGCcagccgccggccccggcgcAGCCCCCGGGGCCTCCCCGCCTGGCAGCGGGCAGCAAGGCGGGCCCGGGGAAGCAGCCAGCCGCGGGGCCGCCACGGAGACCGCGGCGGAGGGAATGAAAATGGCGGGAGGAGCCTGCCCGCCCCTCACCCGAGGGGAGACTCACCCGCC
This Phalacrocorax aristotelis chromosome 3, bGulAri2.1, whole genome shotgun sequence DNA region includes the following protein-coding sequences:
- the THADA gene encoding tRNA (32-2'-O)-methyltransferase regulator THADA isoform X3, whose translation is MVLKKKKEIQVDAFFLDHRQLEKLQRFSKAEEQNLASLLLHCAQLSNGIQQIQCIKQIMPLVKTMDQMSACNPMAKACFDILGEVYFSLGAKNPLKKVLASSLNSLPEEFMAMALKSFVCCLREELKTTDIYLYRKVLDNLACCMEDFSLGRASVKNLFEEVLQFLQKSLLGIREENRKNHGNCIVQTQLMHDLLIAIKVSMTIVQKLQENIQGSLWKHNESFVWQSMCSLLRSSTNFLMDATLLQTVQTTSGLAVILFTKAMYEPAEELPSLVSDLLLGSMKHAGVPSWFVSICGSLCTEELPDSVLLFLCHGALAMLEWKNGSMCENGEKLLLDIASVLLSLSSELKDSSMATSLARVLAIWTNSALAALVSGSPNLKIKLNGNSDIIGKLLEYIYTHWEHPLDAVRHQTKLIFKNLLQIHRNTITGCNERSDPFFARLMKHLLSLEWHVKGKYASLGCLVECVGTENILQLDRTIPVQILDVMNDQSLAPYASDLLETMFTNHKAHFTLSVQESTWIDQWHDIWVSPLLVILCEGNHDQTTYIIDYYLPKLLKCSPDSLSYMIRILQASADANLGSRNTRGALGALMACLRTARAHGHLELSNIMSNGLISTECIKQGLVHQHNQVCIDALGLLCETHRSTEIVSMEEMQLIQFFMMYNLNNQSPSVRQQICSLLRKLFCRIQESSQVLYKLEQNKTKQGLLEDSTKRHPLGILQQYKVFMSSVCDRLFEVLFPGSSHSTRFSVLTILGSIAEIFSVPKGQAQVFQLDQEIDSTRVRTLIQCFASTFEEVKALAFGLLMKLRDVAFNLQDSESVDLLFQAAVDLSTSTKPYDCVTASYLLNFLVYHKGLQHICLRRWVKHNPQIDENTSVSTVEKNTLAVLKLLLVNVEEEIFQAKKSLLQAAASFPMYGRVHCITGALQQLPFNNLTLVPEWKEMVARLILMSYKLSAVVSPVVQSSSPEGLIPMDSDSESAGRLQMILHEIQPQDTNDYFLQAKILQEHCKVESEKLADHRPMENICTEMRGKERQTCDVTAQMVLVCCWRSMKEVSLLLGTLCKLLPSQAAPEPSDGLITVEQVKSIGDYFKHHLLQSRHRGAFELAYAGFVQLTEMLSRCNSESLRKMPEQWLSCVLEEIKSCDPSSTLCATRRSAGIPFYIQALLASEPKKSKTDLLKMAMKELISLATPLNESSSVIPQVHALNILRALFRDTRLGENIMPYVADGLQAAILGFMSPVWAVRNSSTLLFSALITRIFGVKRGKDENSKKNRMTGREFFSRFPSLYPFLLKQLEVVTNTLNSEAEELKIHPSLFLLLLILGRLYPSPMDGTYSALSMAPFVPFVIRCGHSPVYLSREMSGRALVPFVTVNEVPHTVLSLLERLPDSTSPCIRQNNIHGTLLQVKSLFGDQSCLS
- the THADA gene encoding tRNA (32-2'-O)-methyltransferase regulator THADA isoform X4, with amino-acid sequence MVLKKKKEIQVDAFFLDHRQLEKLQRFSKAEEQNLASLLLHCAQLSNGIQQIQCIKQIMPLVKTMDQMSACNPMAKACFDILGEVYFSLGAKNPLKKVLASSLNSLPEEFMAMALKSFVCCLREELKTTDIYLYRKVLDNLACCMEDFSLGRASVKNLFEEVLQFLQKSLLGIREENRKNHGNCIVQTQLMHDLLIAIKVSMTIVQKLQENIQGSLWKHNESFVWQSMCSLLRSSTNFLMDATLLQTVQTTSGLAVILFTKAMYEPAEELPSLVSDLLLGSMKHAGVPSWFVSICGSLCTEELPDSVLLFLCHGALAMLEWKNGSMCENGEKLLLDIASVLLSLSSELKDSSMATSLARVLAIWTNSALAALVSGSPNLKIKLNGNSDIIGKLLEYIYTHWEHPLDAVRHQTKLIFKNLLQIHRNTITGCNERSDPFFARLMKHLLSLEWHVKGKYASLGCLVECVGTENILQLDRTIPVQILDVMNDQSLAPYASDLLETMFTNHKAHFTLSVQESTWIDQWHDIWVSPLLVILCEGNHDQTTYIIDYYLPKLLKCSPDSLSYMIRILQASADANLGSRNTRGALGALMACLRTARAHGHLELSNIMSNGLISTECIKQGLVHQHNQVCIDALGLLCETHRSTEIVSMEEMQLIQFFMMYNLNNQSPSVRQQICSLLRKLFCRIQESSQVLYKLEQNKTKQGLLEDSTKRHPLGILQQYKVFMSSVCDRLFEVLFPGSSHSTRFSVLTILGSIAEIFSVPKGQAQVFQLDQEIDSTRVRTLIQCFASTFEEVKALAFGLLMKLRDVAFNLQDSESVDLLFQAAVDLSTSTKPYDCVTASYLLNFLVYHKGLQHICLRRWVKHNPQIDENTSVSTVEKNTLAVLKLLLVNVEEEIFQAKKSLLQAAASFPMYGRVHCITGALQQLPFK